The Brachybacterium huguangmaarense genome contains a region encoding:
- the qcrB gene encoding cytochrome bc1 complex cytochrome b subunit: MTSTDTASPQTGQKQGRLVKLGAVGGGWIDERVGGAGLVKFFARKIFPDHWSFMFGEVALYSFIILLISGTFLTMFFVPSMDEVVYDGVYQPMQGLHMSKAFESTLHISFELKGGLFFRQLHHWAALFFMVAIFVHMFRVFFTGAFRKPRELNWVVGFTLMILGMVAGFSGYSLPDDVLSGNGLRIAEGLMLAMPLVGPYLSFFLFGGEFPGHDIIPRLFTIHILLIPAAILGLIAIHMVMLVAHKHTHYPGPGRTDNNVVGYPLFPVYTAKAGGFFFLVFGIIALVSATTAINPVWVYGPYDPSPVSAGSQPDWYMLFTDGGLRLMPGWEFTIFGYTISLNMLVPLGFYGLFLAFLALYPWIEAWVTGDKREHHVLDFPYQAPVRTGLGVAWISIYLILCLGATNDLLAVALQLSINDLTWAYRIGFFVVPVIAFYVTKRLCLSLQRHKRELALHGKETSKVVRMENGQILEIHEPLSDYERWVMVSPDQYRPLKAGKGVSGLRARATSFFFKDYIEPVSPAELRAALDHGSHEQHRIDHLISATSGSDHEVN; encoded by the coding sequence GTGACGAGCACTGACACCGCATCTCCCCAGACCGGCCAGAAGCAGGGCCGCCTCGTGAAGCTCGGCGCCGTCGGCGGCGGGTGGATCGACGAGCGCGTCGGCGGCGCGGGCCTCGTGAAGTTCTTCGCCCGCAAGATCTTCCCCGACCACTGGTCGTTCATGTTCGGAGAGGTCGCCCTCTACAGCTTCATCATCCTGCTGATCTCGGGCACCTTCCTGACGATGTTCTTCGTCCCCTCGATGGACGAGGTCGTCTACGACGGCGTGTACCAGCCCATGCAGGGCCTGCACATGTCCAAGGCCTTCGAGTCGACCCTGCATATCTCCTTCGAGCTCAAGGGCGGACTGTTCTTCCGCCAGCTGCACCACTGGGCCGCGCTGTTCTTCATGGTCGCGATCTTCGTGCACATGTTCCGCGTGTTCTTCACGGGCGCCTTCCGCAAGCCCCGCGAGCTCAACTGGGTCGTGGGCTTCACGCTCATGATCCTGGGCATGGTCGCCGGCTTCTCGGGCTACTCCCTCCCCGACGACGTGCTCTCCGGCAACGGCCTGCGCATCGCCGAGGGCCTCATGCTCGCGATGCCGCTCGTCGGCCCCTACCTCTCGTTCTTCCTCTTCGGCGGCGAGTTCCCGGGCCACGACATCATCCCGCGCCTGTTCACGATCCACATCCTGCTGATCCCGGCGGCCATCCTCGGCCTCATCGCGATCCACATGGTGATGCTCGTGGCGCACAAGCACACGCACTACCCCGGGCCCGGCCGCACCGACAACAACGTGGTCGGCTACCCGCTGTTCCCGGTGTACACGGCCAAGGCCGGCGGCTTCTTCTTCCTGGTGTTCGGCATCATCGCGCTCGTGTCGGCGACGACGGCCATCAACCCGGTGTGGGTCTACGGCCCCTACGACCCCTCCCCCGTGTCGGCCGGCTCGCAGCCGGACTGGTACATGCTGTTCACCGACGGCGGCCTGCGCCTCATGCCGGGCTGGGAGTTCACGATCTTCGGGTACACGATCTCCTTGAACATGCTGGTCCCGCTCGGGTTCTACGGCCTGTTCCTCGCGTTCCTGGCCCTGTACCCCTGGATCGAGGCCTGGGTCACCGGGGACAAGCGCGAGCACCACGTGCTGGACTTCCCGTACCAGGCGCCCGTGCGCACCGGTCTCGGCGTCGCCTGGATCTCGATCTACCTGATCCTGTGCCTGGGCGCGACCAACGACCTCCTGGCCGTCGCGCTGCAGCTGTCGATCAACGACCTCACCTGGGCCTACCGCATCGGCTTCTTCGTGGTGCCGGTGATCGCGTTCTACGTGACCAAGCGGCTGTGCCTGTCGCTCCAGCGCCACAAGCGCGAGCTCGCGCTGCACGGCAAGGAGACCTCGAAGGTGGTCCGCATGGAGAACGGGCAGATCCTCGAGATCCACGAGCCCCTCTCGGACTACGAGCGCTGGGTCATGGTCTCGCCGGACCAGTACCGCCCGCTCAAGGCCGGCAAGGGCGTCTCGGGGCTGCGTGCCCGCGCCACGTCGTTCTTCTTCAAGGACTACATCGAGCCGGTCTCCCCCGCGGAGCTGCGCGCCGCCCTCGACCACGGGTCGCACGAGCAGCACCGCATCGACCACCTCATCTCGGCCACGAGCGGCAGCGACCACGAAGTGAACTGA
- a CDS encoding cytochrome c oxidase subunit 4, with translation MRTTSRIFLILMVFFLVVACAYGIVTSRYELLGLEPMGFAAILMAGGMSGMISAVTGINARRHPDRPEDDESAPVSADAGIQGSFAPYSWWPLWTAIAAAMVFLGVAAGWWISGLGAVVAIYGITGWVMEFNRGTYAH, from the coding sequence ATGCGTACGACCTCCCGGATCTTCCTGATCCTGATGGTGTTCTTCCTCGTCGTGGCGTGCGCGTACGGCATCGTCACCTCGAGGTACGAGCTGCTGGGCCTCGAGCCCATGGGCTTCGCCGCGATCCTCATGGCCGGCGGCATGAGCGGCATGATCTCCGCGGTGACGGGCATCAACGCCCGTCGCCATCCGGACCGCCCGGAGGACGACGAGTCCGCCCCGGTCTCGGCGGACGCCGGCATCCAGGGCTCGTTCGCCCCGTACAGCTGGTGGCCCCTGTGGACCGCGATCGCCGCGGCGATGGTGTTCCTCGGCGTCGCCGCCGGCTGGTGGATCTCGGGCCTGGGCGCCGTCGTCGCGATCTACGGCATCACCGGCTGGGTCATGGAGTTCAACCGCGGCACTTACGCCCACTGA
- the ctaD gene encoding aa3-type cytochrome oxidase subunit I, which yields MPETQPTTLGKKFFNLLTTTDHKLIGMMYMGMAFAFFCFGGVLALMIRAELWEPGLQVVVSKDQYNQLFTMHGTIMLLMFGTPLFNGFANYLVPLQIGAVDMAFPRLNMFAFWLTLFGSLIVVAGFLTPQGAASFGWFAYAPLSDTTFTPGLGGDLWVFGLGLQGFGTILGSVNFITTIICMRMPGMTMFRMPIFTWNTLITAVLVLMAFPPLASALMALGADRRFDALIFDPANGGPVLWQHLFWFFGHPEVYVLALPFFGIASEVIPAFSRKPIFGYKTLVYATISIAALSVTVWAHHMFTTGAVMLNFFSFMTMLIAVPTGVKFCNWVGTMWRGSVTFETPMLFTLGFMTTFLFGGLTGVILSSPILDFHLSDTYFVVAHFHYVIFGTVAFEMFAGFYFWWPKMFGYRLSEKIGVWHFWLLMIGFHMTFLIQHWLGVLGAPRRYVNYLAEDGFDWMNQISTIGAFIIGVSTLPFIFNVVISHMRAPRVTVDDPWGYGASLEWATTCPPPRHNFHELPRVRSERPAFDLHHPEVAAVDHVLHEEPVKNRSSN from the coding sequence GTGCCGGAGACGCAGCCGACCACGCTGGGCAAGAAGTTCTTCAACCTCCTGACCACGACCGATCACAAGCTGATCGGCATGATGTACATGGGCATGGCCTTCGCGTTCTTCTGCTTCGGCGGTGTGCTCGCGCTCATGATCCGTGCGGAGCTGTGGGAGCCCGGCCTGCAGGTCGTGGTCTCCAAGGACCAGTACAACCAGCTGTTCACGATGCACGGCACGATCATGCTGCTGATGTTCGGCACCCCGCTGTTCAACGGCTTCGCCAATTACCTGGTGCCGCTGCAGATCGGCGCCGTCGACATGGCGTTCCCGCGGCTGAACATGTTCGCGTTCTGGCTGACCCTGTTCGGCTCGCTCATCGTGGTGGCGGGCTTCCTCACCCCCCAGGGCGCGGCCTCGTTCGGCTGGTTCGCCTACGCGCCCTTGTCGGACACGACGTTCACACCAGGCCTAGGCGGTGATCTCTGGGTCTTCGGACTGGGGTTGCAGGGCTTCGGCACGATCCTGGGCTCGGTCAACTTCATCACCACCATCATCTGCATGCGCATGCCCGGCATGACCATGTTCCGGATGCCGATCTTCACCTGGAACACCCTCATCACGGCTGTGCTCGTGCTGATGGCCTTCCCGCCCCTGGCGTCGGCCCTCATGGCCCTCGGCGCCGACCGCCGCTTCGACGCGCTCATCTTCGACCCGGCCAACGGCGGACCGGTGCTGTGGCAGCACCTGTTCTGGTTCTTCGGGCACCCCGAGGTGTACGTGCTCGCGCTGCCGTTCTTCGGCATCGCCTCCGAGGTCATCCCCGCGTTCTCGCGCAAGCCGATCTTCGGCTACAAGACTCTCGTGTACGCCACGATCTCGATCGCGGCGCTGTCGGTGACGGTGTGGGCCCACCACATGTTCACGACCGGCGCGGTCATGCTGAACTTCTTCTCCTTCATGACGATGCTCATCGCGGTGCCCACGGGCGTGAAGTTCTGCAACTGGGTCGGCACCATGTGGCGCGGCTCGGTGACGTTCGAGACCCCGATGCTGTTCACGCTCGGGTTCATGACGACGTTCCTCTTCGGCGGCCTGACCGGCGTGATCCTGTCGAGCCCGATCCTGGACTTCCACCTCTCGGACACTTACTTCGTGGTGGCCCACTTCCACTACGTCATCTTCGGCACGGTCGCCTTCGAGATGTTCGCGGGCTTCTACTTCTGGTGGCCCAAGATGTTCGGGTACCGCCTGAGCGAGAAGATCGGCGTGTGGCACTTCTGGCTGCTCATGATCGGGTTCCACATGACGTTCCTGATCCAGCACTGGCTCGGCGTGCTCGGCGCTCCCCGCCGCTACGTCAACTACCTCGCGGAGGACGGGTTCGACTGGATGAACCAGATCTCCACGATCGGCGCGTTCATCATCGGCGTGTCCACCCTGCCGTTCATCTTCAACGTCGTCATCTCCCACATGCGGGCGCCGCGTGTGACGGTGGACGACCCGTGGGGCTACGGCGCCTCCCTCGAGTGGGCGACCACGTGCCCGCCGCCGCGTCACAACTTCCACGAGCTGCCCCGCGTGCGGTCCGAGCGTCCCGCGTTCGACCTGCACCACCCCGAGGTGGCGGCCGTCGACCACGTGCTGCACGAGGAGCCCGTGAAGAACAGGAGCAGCAACTGA
- the ctaC gene encoding aa3-type cytochrome oxidase subunit II — protein sequence MIPQTPHRPRRTARLAAGLVLASLALAGCTAEQKRGYLPGDSEHEVTNQTGRIMHMWVGSWAALVIVGLIVWALIIWCAIAYRRRKGDTGFPIQLRYHVPLEMIFTLIPVVMIMSLFYFTQRDVASTEDVSAQPDLTVNVVAKQWSWDFNYVDADVHEPAGVQSFETGTEGAEDSLPVLYLPVNETVEFTLDSRDVVHSFWITDFLYKKDMFPGHTNTFQVTPTKEGTYRGKCAELCGEYHSDMLFNVKVVSPEEFEQHLQDLRDEGNSGQLSVDLNREQRDWNMRDRTDKALQDEKEDAK from the coding sequence GTGATCCCCCAGACTCCTCATCGCCCGAGGCGCACGGCCCGTCTGGCCGCGGGCCTCGTGCTGGCATCGCTCGCGCTCGCCGGATGCACGGCCGAGCAGAAGCGCGGCTATCTGCCCGGCGACTCCGAGCACGAGGTCACCAACCAGACCGGCCGGATCATGCACATGTGGGTCGGCTCGTGGGCCGCCCTCGTGATCGTCGGCCTCATCGTCTGGGCCCTCATCATCTGGTGCGCGATCGCCTACCGTCGCCGCAAGGGCGACACCGGCTTCCCGATCCAGCTGCGCTACCACGTGCCGCTCGAGATGATCTTCACGCTCATCCCGGTCGTGATGATCATGTCGCTGTTCTACTTCACCCAGCGCGACGTCGCCTCGACCGAGGACGTCAGCGCCCAGCCCGACCTGACCGTCAACGTCGTGGCCAAGCAGTGGAGCTGGGACTTCAACTACGTGGACGCCGACGTCCACGAGCCCGCGGGCGTGCAGTCCTTCGAGACCGGCACCGAGGGCGCCGAGGACTCCCTGCCCGTGCTCTACCTCCCGGTCAACGAGACCGTCGAGTTCACCCTCGACTCCCGCGACGTCGTGCACTCCTTCTGGATCACCGACTTCCTTTACAAGAAGGACATGTTCCCGGGGCACACCAACACCTTCCAGGTGACCCCCACCAAGGAGGGCACCTACCGCGGCAAGTGCGCCGAGCTGTGCGGCGAGTACCACTCCGACATGCTCTTCAACGTCAAGGTGGTCTCGCCCGAGGAGTTCGAGCAGCACCTGCAGGATCTGCGCGACGAGGGCAACTCGGGTCAGCTGAGCGTGGACCTCAACCGCGAGCAGCGTGACTGGAACATGCGCGATCGCACCGACAAGGCTCTGCAGGACGAGAAGGAGGACGCGAAGTGA
- the erpA gene encoding iron-sulfur cluster insertion protein ErpA, with translation MTTTSIERTETAPAHGVTLTPEAAAKVTSLLEQEGRDDLRLRIAVQPGGCSGLIYQLYFDERLLDGDAAVDFDGVEVVVDKMSTPYLTGAVIDFADTIEKQGFTIDNPNAQSSCACGDSFS, from the coding sequence ATGACGACCACGTCCATCGAGCGCACCGAGACCGCGCCCGCTCACGGCGTGACCCTGACGCCGGAGGCGGCCGCGAAGGTCACCTCCCTGCTCGAGCAGGAGGGCCGCGACGACCTGCGTCTGCGGATCGCCGTCCAGCCCGGCGGCTGCTCGGGCCTGATCTACCAGCTCTACTTCGACGAGCGTCTGCTCGACGGCGACGCGGCGGTCGACTTCGACGGCGTCGAGGTCGTCGTCGACAAGATGAGCACCCCGTACCTCACGGGCGCCGTCATCGACTTCGCCGACACGATCGAGAAGCAGGGCTTCACGATCGACAACCCCAATGCCCAGAGCTCGTGCGCGTGCGGCGACTCGTTCAGCTGA
- a CDS encoding dipeptidase has protein sequence MASTSHPAGPADSAPAYVAALRERLEGILDRSVADLESLVRIPSIAFAGYDREPVERSAKAVAELLASTGLPDVRIERVEGGSPAVIARRPAREGRPTVLLYAHHDVQPTGDESTWTSSPFEPERRGDRLYGRGAADDKAGVMAHVTALRLVGDELAERGIGVTVFVEGEEEAGSPTFRPFIETYAEDLSADLIIVADSANWAVGTPALTTSLRGVVDLTVTVRVLRHAVHSGMFGGPVLDSLTLLSRLVATLHDEDGEVAVEGLVRAEDPSVEMPEVDYRRDAGVLDGVRLAGSGPVAARLWTRPALAVLGIDAPEVARASNTLVPAARAKLSLRIPPGQDPRAAMEALERHLLEHAPFGAQVEVARGEEGRPFQAGEDTAAMALARSAFSRAWGTEPVDTGLGGSIPFIADLLEVFPGAEVLVTGVEDPDSRAHGIDESLHLGEFARVCVAEALLLRDAETLRGGPERGSAA, from the coding sequence ATGGCCTCCACCTCTCATCCCGCCGGTCCCGCCGATTCAGCTCCCGCCTACGTCGCCGCGCTGCGCGAGCGTCTCGAGGGGATCCTCGACCGCTCCGTCGCCGACCTCGAGTCCCTCGTGCGCATCCCGTCGATCGCCTTCGCGGGCTATGACCGCGAGCCCGTCGAGCGCAGCGCGAAGGCGGTCGCCGAGCTGCTCGCCTCCACGGGGCTGCCGGACGTGCGCATCGAACGGGTCGAGGGAGGCTCGCCCGCCGTCATCGCCCGCCGTCCCGCGCGCGAGGGGCGGCCCACCGTCCTGCTGTACGCCCACCACGACGTGCAGCCCACGGGCGACGAGAGCACGTGGACCTCGTCGCCGTTCGAGCCCGAGCGCCGGGGCGACCGTCTCTACGGGCGCGGGGCGGCCGACGACAAGGCGGGGGTGATGGCCCACGTGACGGCGCTGCGCCTGGTCGGCGACGAGCTCGCCGAGCGGGGCATCGGCGTCACGGTGTTCGTCGAGGGGGAGGAGGAGGCCGGCTCGCCGACCTTCCGCCCCTTCATCGAGACCTACGCCGAGGACCTCTCGGCCGACCTCATCATCGTCGCGGACTCCGCCAACTGGGCGGTCGGCACGCCCGCGCTGACCACGAGCCTGCGCGGCGTCGTCGACCTGACCGTGACCGTCCGCGTCCTGCGCCACGCGGTCCACTCGGGCATGTTCGGCGGCCCCGTGCTGGACTCCCTGACCCTGCTGTCACGTCTCGTGGCCACGTTGCACGACGAGGACGGGGAGGTCGCGGTCGAGGGGCTCGTGCGGGCCGAGGACCCGTCCGTCGAGATGCCCGAGGTCGACTACCGGCGTGACGCCGGTGTCCTCGACGGCGTCCGGCTCGCCGGCAGCGGCCCGGTCGCGGCGCGGCTGTGGACCCGCCCCGCCCTGGCGGTGCTCGGGATCGACGCGCCCGAGGTCGCCCGCGCCTCCAACACGCTCGTGCCCGCCGCACGCGCCAAGCTCTCGCTGCGCATCCCGCCCGGTCAGGACCCGCGCGCCGCCATGGAGGCCCTCGAGCGCCACCTGCTCGAGCACGCGCCCTTCGGCGCCCAGGTCGAGGTGGCCCGCGGCGAGGAGGGCCGCCCCTTCCAGGCCGGCGAGGACACCGCCGCGATGGCGCTGGCCCGCAGCGCGTTCAGCCGCGCATGGGGCACCGAGCCCGTCGACACCGGTCTCGGCGGCTCGATCCCGTTCATCGCCGACCTGCTCGAGGTGTTCCCGGGCGCCGAGGTGCTCGTGACCGGGGTCGAGGACCCCGATTCCCGCGCGCACGGCATCGACGAGTCCCTGCACCTGGGCGAGTTCGCGCGGGTGTGCGTCGCCGAGGCGCTGCTGCTGCGCGACGCCGAGACCCTGCGCGGCGGCCCCGAGCGCGGCTCCGCGGCATGA
- a CDS encoding DUF3043 domain-containing protein — translation MRFRRASRDDVPGVTTPVDTTSPDPAAEPGRTPKKGRPTRNRREAQEARQRPLVPADRKEARRQSRARSTEARAQAQQAMMTGDEAHMPAQHRGSDRRLVRDMIDARHNLAEYFFPVALLLMLIALVTPLVVPDLYATMSTLMLVVLWGGILACVIDAFVIRRRLRAALTERFGFVSPGLVSYGNMRAIQIRRWRIPKPQVEHSDTPRR, via the coding sequence GTGAGATTCCGCAGAGCATCCCGAGACGACGTCCCGGGCGTCACCACGCCCGTGGACACGACGTCCCCCGATCCGGCCGCGGAGCCCGGCCGTACGCCCAAGAAGGGGCGGCCCACCCGCAACCGGCGCGAGGCGCAGGAGGCTCGCCAGCGCCCGCTCGTCCCGGCCGACCGCAAGGAGGCCCGGCGGCAGTCCCGCGCCCGCTCGACCGAGGCGCGCGCACAGGCGCAGCAGGCGATGATGACGGGCGACGAGGCCCACATGCCGGCCCAGCACCGCGGCAGCGACCGGCGCCTCGTGCGCGACATGATCGACGCGCGGCACAACCTGGCCGAGTACTTCTTCCCCGTCGCGCTCCTGCTCATGCTGATCGCGCTCGTCACCCCGCTCGTGGTGCCGGACCTGTACGCCACGATGAGCACGCTCATGCTGGTGGTGCTGTGGGGCGGCATCCTCGCGTGCGTGATCGACGCCTTCGTGATCCGGCGCCGCCTGCGCGCCGCCCTGACCGAGCGCTTCGGCTTCGTCTCCCCCGGCCTCGTCTCCTACGGCAACATGCGTGCGATCCAGATCCGCCGCTGGCGCATCCCCAAGCCGCAGGTCGAGCACAGCGACACGCCGCGCCGCTGA
- the aspS gene encoding aspartate--tRNA ligase, with translation MLRTHHAGELREEHAGQTVTLTGWIGRRRDHGGVTFLDLRDASGVAQVVVREDEAMHLRNEYVLQVTGTVDRRPEGNENPQLATGGIEVTATEVTVLNPSAPLPFQLDAHSEVGEEARLRYRYLDLRREGPAKALRLRSTVNRAARDVLLDDGFVEIETPTLTRSTPEGARDFLVPARLSPGSWYALPQSPQLFKQLLMVAGMEKYFQLARCYRDEDFRADRQPEFTQLDIEMSFVDQEDVIALAEQILTAVWRTIGYEIPVPIPRMTYAEAMRRYGSDKPDLRFDLEITEMTEYFADTPFRVFQAPYVGAVVMKGGASQPRRTLDGWQEWAKQRGARGLAYVLVQEDGTLTGPVSKNISDAEKQGLAAKVGAEPGDCVFFAAGEAKTSRALLGAARNEIAERLGLIDEDAWAFVWVVDAPMFEPAGDAVAAGDVAVGSGAWTAVHHAFTAPKPEFLDTFDEDPGAALAYAYDIVCNGNEIGGGSIRIHQRDVQERVFSVMGIDEEQAREKFGFLLDAFAFGAPPHGGIAFGWDRIVALLAGTDSIRDVIAFPKSGGGFDPLTQAPAPITAAQRKEAGVDAKPESPRARTAQEATAADADEAQTPLGAAGGAAPEGADPA, from the coding sequence GTGCTGCGCACCCATCATGCCGGAGAGCTCCGCGAGGAGCACGCCGGTCAGACCGTCACCCTCACCGGCTGGATCGGCCGGCGCCGAGATCACGGCGGGGTGACGTTCCTGGATCTGCGCGACGCGAGCGGCGTCGCCCAGGTCGTCGTGCGCGAGGACGAGGCCATGCACCTGCGCAACGAGTACGTGCTGCAGGTCACCGGCACCGTCGACCGGCGCCCGGAGGGCAACGAGAACCCGCAGCTGGCCACGGGCGGCATCGAGGTCACCGCGACCGAGGTCACGGTGCTCAACCCCTCGGCGCCCCTTCCCTTCCAGCTCGACGCGCACAGCGAGGTCGGCGAGGAGGCGCGGCTGCGCTACCGCTACCTCGACCTGCGCCGTGAGGGCCCCGCGAAGGCCCTGCGCCTGCGCTCGACCGTCAACCGGGCGGCGCGCGACGTGCTGCTCGACGACGGCTTCGTCGAGATCGAGACCCCGACGCTGACCCGCTCGACCCCCGAGGGCGCGCGCGACTTCCTGGTCCCGGCGCGCCTGTCCCCGGGCTCGTGGTACGCGCTCCCGCAGTCCCCGCAGCTGTTCAAGCAGCTGCTCATGGTGGCCGGCATGGAGAAGTACTTCCAGCTCGCCCGCTGCTACCGCGACGAGGACTTCCGCGCGGACCGGCAGCCCGAGTTCACCCAGCTCGACATCGAGATGAGCTTCGTGGACCAGGAGGACGTGATCGCCCTCGCCGAGCAGATCCTCACCGCGGTGTGGCGCACGATCGGTTACGAGATCCCGGTCCCGATCCCGCGCATGACGTATGCCGAGGCGATGCGCCGCTACGGCTCGGACAAGCCCGACCTGCGCTTCGACCTCGAGATCACCGAGATGACGGAGTACTTCGCCGACACCCCCTTCCGGGTGTTCCAGGCGCCCTACGTCGGCGCGGTGGTCATGAAGGGCGGCGCCTCCCAGCCGCGCCGCACGCTCGACGGCTGGCAGGAGTGGGCCAAGCAGCGCGGCGCCCGCGGACTGGCCTACGTGCTCGTCCAGGAGGACGGCACGCTCACGGGCCCCGTGTCCAAGAACATCTCCGACGCCGAGAAGCAGGGACTGGCCGCGAAGGTCGGCGCCGAGCCGGGCGACTGCGTGTTCTTCGCCGCGGGCGAGGCCAAGACGTCCCGTGCCCTGCTGGGCGCGGCGCGCAACGAGATCGCCGAGCGCCTCGGTCTCATCGACGAGGACGCATGGGCCTTCGTGTGGGTCGTCGACGCCCCGATGTTCGAGCCCGCGGGCGACGCCGTCGCCGCGGGGGACGTCGCGGTCGGCTCGGGCGCCTGGACCGCCGTGCACCACGCCTTCACGGCCCCCAAGCCCGAGTTCCTCGACACCTTCGATGAGGATCCCGGCGCGGCCCTCGCCTATGCGTACGACATCGTCTGCAACGGCAACGAGATCGGCGGCGGCTCGATCCGCATCCACCAGCGCGACGTGCAGGAGCGCGTGTTCTCCGTGATGGGGATCGACGAGGAGCAGGCGCGCGAGAAGTTCGGCTTCCTGCTCGACGCGTTCGCCTTCGGCGCCCCGCCCCACGGCGGCATCGCATTCGGCTGGGACCGCATCGTCGCGCTGCTGGCCGGGACCGACTCGATTCGCGACGTGATCGCGTTCCCCAAGTCCGGCGGCGGCTTCGACCCGCTCACCCAGGCCCCCGCGCCGATCACGGCCGCGCAGCGCAAGGAGGCCGGCGTCGACGCGAAGCCCGAGAGCCCCCGCGCCCGCACGGCCCAGGAGGCCACGGCCGCCGACGCCGACGAGGCGCAGACCCCGCTCGGCGCGGCCGGCGGCGCGGCTCCCGAGGGCGCCGATCCCGCCTGA
- a CDS encoding DEAD/DEAH box helicase: MIDHAPSPSTAESSEAPSQPEGPTFADLDLPAPLQRAVATLGFTTPSPIQAQAIPALLDGRDVIGVAQTGTGKTAAFGLPLLTAVDPADRSTQAIVMAPTRELAMQVADAIGSFAHDVDGLSVTAVYGGSPYGPQERALSKGAQVVVGTPGRVIDHLKKGNLRLDTVKYVVLDEADEMLRMGFAEDVEEILSYTPATKQVALFSATMPPAIQKVAADHMTDPVSVSVARQSSTVTSVRQRYAVVPFRHKTGALARVLATSDADAAIVFVRTRSAAEEVGVELVARGVVAATISGDVAQNERERIVERLRNGTLDVLVATDVAARGLDVERIGLVVNFDVPGEPEAYVHRIGRTGRAGRTGEALTFVAPHERRKLRAIEKTTRQTLEEIQVPSPADVSRHRMKKLLERVPERAEKGRLGIYTELVGEFLATSGTDPAQLAAVLGAIAVGDEGPGTRTEEEEFTGASLKGQDRPERGGRDDDRRSGGPRPSSKGYTAYRIGVGHSHGAKPPAIVGTITGEGGLTGKDIGKIDILGSFSLVEVRGELSEEQLARIGRARIAGRALRIAKDTGPKSGGAKKFNPRHDDRGDRRFDKRGQYDKRDRTGDRYDRHGARRP; this comes from the coding sequence ATGATCGACCACGCCCCCAGCCCGTCCACCGCCGAGAGCAGCGAGGCCCCCTCGCAGCCCGAAGGCCCGACCTTCGCCGACCTCGACCTGCCGGCACCCCTGCAGCGAGCGGTCGCCACCCTCGGCTTCACGACCCCCTCCCCCATCCAGGCGCAGGCGATCCCCGCCCTCCTGGACGGACGCGACGTGATCGGCGTCGCGCAGACCGGCACCGGCAAGACGGCCGCCTTCGGCCTGCCCCTGCTGACCGCGGTCGACCCCGCGGACCGCTCGACGCAGGCGATCGTGATGGCCCCCACGCGCGAGCTCGCGATGCAGGTGGCCGACGCGATCGGCTCCTTCGCCCACGACGTCGACGGCCTGTCGGTCACCGCCGTCTACGGCGGCTCCCCCTACGGCCCCCAGGAGCGGGCGCTGTCCAAGGGCGCGCAGGTCGTGGTGGGCACGCCCGGTCGCGTGATCGATCACCTCAAGAAGGGCAACCTGCGCCTGGACACCGTGAAGTACGTCGTGCTCGACGAGGCCGACGAGATGCTGCGCATGGGCTTCGCCGAGGACGTCGAGGAGATCCTCTCCTACACCCCGGCCACGAAGCAGGTCGCGCTGTTCTCCGCGACCATGCCCCCGGCCATCCAGAAGGTCGCGGCCGACCACATGACCGACCCCGTGAGCGTGTCCGTCGCCCGCCAGTCCTCGACCGTCACGTCGGTGCGCCAGCGCTACGCCGTCGTCCCGTTCCGGCACAAGACCGGTGCGCTCGCGCGCGTGCTCGCGACCTCCGACGCCGATGCCGCGATCGTCTTCGTGCGCACCCGCTCGGCGGCCGAGGAGGTCGGCGTCGAGCTCGTGGCGCGCGGCGTCGTGGCCGCGACCATCAGCGGCGACGTCGCGCAGAACGAGCGCGAGCGGATCGTCGAGCGCCTGCGCAACGGCACCCTCGACGTGCTCGTCGCGACCGACGTGGCCGCCCGCGGCCTCGACGTCGAGCGCATCGGGCTCGTCGTGAACTTCGACGTGCCGGGCGAGCCGGAGGCGTACGTCCACCGCATCGGCCGCACCGGCCGCGCCGGCCGCACGGGCGAGGCCCTCACCTTCGTCGCGCCCCATGAGCGCCGCAAGCTGCGCGCGATCGAGAAGACGACCCGGCAGACCCTCGAGGAGATCCAGGTCCCCTCCCCCGCCGACGTCTCCCGGCATCGCATGAAGAAGCTGCTCGAGCGCGTGCCCGAGCGCGCCGAGAAGGGGCGCCTGGGCATCTACACCGAGCTCGTGGGCGAGTTCCTCGCGACCTCCGGCACCGACCCGGCCCAGCTCGCGGCCGTGCTGGGTGCGATCGCGGTGGGCGACGAGGGCCCCGGCACCCGCACCGAGGAGGAGGAGTTCACGGGCGCCTCGCTCAAGGGCCAGGACCGGCCCGAGCGCGGCGGCCGCGACGACGACCGCCGCAGCGGCGGCCCCCGGCCCTCGTCCAAGGGCTACACCGCCTACCGCATCGGGGTGGGCCACAGCCACGGCGCCAAGCCGCCGGCCATCGTCGGCACCATCACCGGTGAGGGCGGCCTGACCGGGAAGGACATCGGCAAGATCGACATCCTGGGCTCGTTCTCCCTGGTGGAGGTGCGCGGCGAGCTGTCCGAGGAGCAGCTGGCCCGGATCGGCCGGGCCCGGATCGCGGGCCGCGCCCTGCGGATCGCCAAGGACACGGGCCCGAAGTCCGGCGGCGCCAAGAAGTTCAACCCCCGCCACGACGACCGCGGCGATCGCCGCTTCGACAAGCGCGGCCAGTACGACAAGCGGGATCGCACGGGCGACCGCTACGACCGCCACGGCGCCCGCCGCCCCTGA